TAATATCGCTCTTATCCAGTTTGTTGGAACTCCAGCTCCTGAAGGAAGTATTCCAAATAAAGTGAAATCTATTAATCCTCCTGAGAATGTCATACCTATAAATACATTAAGTATATCCATTAAGAAGAATGATAATCCTGCCATTATACAATGAACTACATATAATACTGGTGCAACAAATAAGAATGTAAATTCTAATGGTTCAGTTATACCAGTTAAGAAAGATGTAAATGCTGCTGATACTAATAAACTTCCAACAATTTTTTTCTTGTTAGGAGCAGCAGTATGATACATTGCTAATGCTGCAGCTGGAAGTCCAAACATCATGAATGGGAACTTACCAGCCATGAATCTTGTTGTTCCAGAAACTATAGTTGACATAGTATCTGCATCTGCACCAACTATACTTTGCATATTTCCTAATTGAGCAAAGTAAGCATAGTTAGCACCTTGAACTGTTTGCCATGCTCCATCTATTATAACTTGACCGTCAACGAATGATCCATACCAGAATGGTGTATAGAATATATGATGAAGACCAAATGGTATTAAAGCTCTTTCTATTAATCCATATAAGAATGTTCCTATTGGTCCTGCATTTTTAACGAATAATGCAATTACTGCTATTGCATCTTGTACAAATGGCCATATATATGCTAATAATGCACCTACAACCGCCATAGCTAAAGATACTACTATTGGAACAAATCTTGACCCTGAAAAGAATCCTATAACTGCTGGCAATTGTATATTATAGTATTTATTATGTAATGTTGACGTTACTATACCTGTTATAATACCACCAAATACTGACATATTAAGAGTAAATATACCTAATGTAGTTGTTACATATTGTGCATATTGAGATGGTACATCTCCTGAAACTAAAGTACCTAGAGGTGTAGCACCCATACCTAATAGTACACTTATAACTTGGTTCATTATTAAGAAACCAAATACAGAAGCAAGTGCTGCTGTCCCTTTATCTTGCTTAGCAAGACCTACAGCTGTACCTACTGCAAATAATACTGGTAAGTTTCCAAACACTATGTCTCCTATACCTTGCATTAT
The Romboutsia ilealis genome window above contains:
- a CDS encoding PTS transporter subunit EIIC, encoding MLQYLQRIGKAIMLPIAALPVAGILLGVGGSLINIAALENAPAIYQPLIAFVNIPMITIILKIMQGIGDIVFGNLPVLFAVGTAVGLAKQDKGTAALASVFGFLIMNQVISVLLGMGATPLGTLVSGDVPSQYAQYVTTTLGIFTLNMSVFGGIITGIVTSTLHNKYYNIQLPAVIGFFSGSRFVPIVVSLAMAVVGALLAYIWPFVQDAIAVIALFVKNAGPIGTFLYGLIERALIPFGLHHIFYTPFWYGSFVDGQVIIDGAWQTVQGANYAYFAQLGNMQSIVGADADTMSTIVSGTTRFMAGKFPFMMFGLPAAALAMYHTAAPNKKKIVGSLLVSAAFTSFLTGITEPLEFTFLFVAPVLYVVHCIMAGLSFFLMDILNVFIGMTFSGGLIDFTLFGILPSGAGVPTNWIRAILVGIGYAVVYYFLFKTLILKLNLKTPGREGDEEEAKLYSKADFQAAKGLDGKEAPSKAKGNDEIVQKAPEVLAALGGEENAVSIDACITRLRVEVKDKSKVDKDKLKALGAVGVVEVGNGIQAIFGAKADAYRHEINRILGRS